The following proteins are co-located in the Streptomyces sp. NBC_00435 genome:
- a CDS encoding chain length determinant protein, with protein sequence MDLAEIWRVMRRRWYVLLPGLLLTAALITGVYLLVPVEYRSQSTVTLLNSKKATVAFDGNPFLSTQASLTGMADGLARNLNSDDSKADLTAQGLVGEYEAKIADNAQGPFMWLSVTGTDPAAVLKSDQIFTAYAEKRLQEFQAQQSVQPEAMIRMATIVPPQKPEAQTKTRLQYLVMAGALGFVLSLVATFFVEARRRKAGKPGRRRPPAPDAGPAEASAADGGHEGAGGRGSTDPASTMALTVLPASAAHRAKGSP encoded by the coding sequence ATGGACCTCGCGGAGATCTGGCGGGTCATGCGCAGGCGCTGGTACGTACTGCTGCCCGGACTGCTGCTCACGGCCGCACTCATCACCGGCGTGTACCTGCTTGTCCCGGTGGAGTACCGGTCGCAGAGCACCGTGACGCTCCTGAACTCGAAGAAGGCCACGGTCGCCTTCGACGGCAACCCCTTCCTCAGTACCCAGGCCTCGCTCACCGGCATGGCCGACGGGCTGGCCCGCAACCTCAATTCCGACGACTCCAAGGCCGACCTGACCGCGCAGGGCCTCGTCGGGGAGTACGAGGCGAAGATCGCCGACAACGCCCAGGGGCCCTTCATGTGGCTGAGCGTCACCGGAACCGACCCGGCCGCCGTCCTGAAGTCGGACCAGATCTTCACGGCCTACGCCGAGAAGCGACTGCAGGAGTTCCAGGCCCAGCAGTCCGTGCAGCCGGAGGCAATGATCCGCATGGCGACGATCGTCCCGCCCCAGAAGCCCGAGGCCCAGACCAAGACCCGGCTCCAGTACCTCGTGATGGCCGGGGCCCTGGGCTTCGTACTCAGTCTGGTGGCCACGTTCTTCGTGGAGGCCCGCCGCCGCAAGGCCGGGAAGCCCGGACGGCGCCGGCCCCCGGCGCCGGACGCCGGGCCTGCCGAGGCCTCCGCGGCCGACGGGGGCCACGAAGGCGCCGGCGGCCGTGGCTCCACCGATCCCGCGTCCACCATGGCGCTCACCGTCCTGCCGGCCTCGGCCGCCCACCGTGCCAAGGGATCACCGTGA
- a CDS encoding glycosyltransferase family 2 protein — protein MRRIARAPWELLKRAFGWLVLFEARNKLLLAPSAVRLRRIEDAETLRLAALLGSPPAALVATVIATHRRPEALRAAVRSALAQTVDDQVVLVVDDGAGLPELPPDPRLFAVSLARNTATAGVVRNVGIRLSRSRYVAFLDDDNLWEPDHLEQALTVLEAPGGPDAVYTALRRMLPDGSQRDVLSVAFDRRRAAHEAFLDTNAFVARRTRSLYFSRLRRTPEVLPREDWELVRRYSRRHEVRHLPRPTVRYLVNPESFYTAWDGPAPSGSASS, from the coding sequence ATGCGCCGCATCGCCCGGGCCCCCTGGGAGCTGCTCAAGCGGGCCTTCGGCTGGCTGGTGCTCTTCGAGGCCAGGAACAAGCTTCTGCTCGCCCCTTCCGCCGTACGGCTGCGCCGGATCGAGGACGCCGAGACCCTGCGGCTCGCCGCCCTCCTGGGGAGTCCGCCGGCCGCTCTGGTCGCCACCGTGATCGCCACCCACCGGCGCCCCGAGGCCCTGCGCGCGGCGGTCCGCTCGGCCCTGGCGCAGACCGTGGACGACCAGGTGGTCCTCGTCGTGGACGACGGGGCGGGACTGCCCGAACTGCCTCCGGATCCAAGGCTCTTCGCGGTTTCCCTGGCCCGCAACACCGCCACGGCCGGGGTCGTGCGCAACGTCGGGATACGGCTGAGCCGCTCGCGGTACGTGGCCTTCCTGGACGACGACAACCTGTGGGAGCCGGACCACCTGGAGCAGGCCCTCACCGTGCTGGAGGCGCCGGGCGGACCGGACGCCGTGTACACCGCGCTGCGCAGGATGCTGCCCGACGGGTCCCAGCGGGACGTGCTGTCGGTGGCCTTCGACCGCCGCCGGGCCGCCCACGAGGCCTTCCTCGACACCAACGCCTTCGTGGCGCGCCGCACCCGGTCGCTGTACTTCAGCCGGCTGCGCCGCACCCCCGAGGTCCTGCCCCGTGAGGACTGGGAGCTCGTGCGCCGCTACAGCCGCCGCCACGAGGTCCGGCACCTGCCTCGTCCCACCGTCCGCTACCTGGTCAACCCGGAGAGCTTCTACACCGCCTGGGACGGGCCGGCGCCCTCCGGGTCCGCGTCCTCGTGA
- a CDS encoding glycosyltransferase family 2 protein: MPSQPPADRHPDPQAGAGAAGPVAVLVVTWNSARVIPGFLAALPEGMAGLDWRLVVADNDSADDTVELIRSLAPQATVVQTGRNAGYAAGVNAALEAAAGWEGGFRAALVCNPDIRMRRGCAERVVDALGTPVEGGGRVGISVPLLYEEDGTLHHSLRRESRVTRALGEAVIGNRRAGRFPRWSELVTDPAAYARPTVADWATGALMALSRECLDACGPWDESFFLYSEETEYCLRAGDRGYLTRLEPAASAVHLGGDSQVSPRLWTLLTLNRVRLYGRRHSAAATAAFRAAVLLRETSRAALGRRASLAAARALVTPSALRATPGP, translated from the coding sequence GTGCCTTCCCAGCCCCCGGCAGACCGTCACCCCGACCCGCAGGCCGGAGCGGGCGCAGCCGGTCCCGTAGCCGTTCTCGTCGTCACCTGGAACAGCGCCCGGGTGATACCCGGTTTCCTGGCCGCCCTGCCGGAGGGGATGGCGGGGCTCGACTGGCGCCTGGTCGTCGCCGACAACGACTCCGCCGACGACACGGTGGAGCTGATCCGTTCGCTGGCCCCGCAGGCCACGGTCGTCCAGACCGGCCGCAACGCCGGCTACGCCGCCGGGGTGAACGCGGCCCTCGAGGCCGCGGCCGGATGGGAGGGCGGTTTCCGCGCAGCCCTGGTGTGCAATCCGGACATCCGGATGCGGCGGGGCTGCGCGGAACGCGTCGTGGACGCGCTCGGCACCCCGGTGGAGGGCGGCGGCCGGGTCGGGATCAGCGTCCCGCTGCTGTACGAGGAGGACGGGACGCTCCACCACTCGCTGCGCCGGGAGTCGCGGGTGACGCGCGCCCTGGGCGAGGCGGTCATCGGCAACCGCCGCGCGGGCCGCTTCCCCCGGTGGAGCGAGCTGGTCACCGATCCGGCCGCCTACGCGCGTCCGACGGTGGCCGACTGGGCGACCGGGGCACTGATGGCGCTCTCCCGGGAGTGCCTGGACGCCTGCGGCCCCTGGGACGAATCGTTCTTCCTGTACTCGGAGGAGACCGAGTACTGCCTGCGCGCCGGTGACCGGGGCTACCTCACCCGGCTCGAACCCGCGGCCTCGGCCGTCCACCTCGGCGGGGACTCGCAGGTGTCCCCGCGCCTGTGGACCCTGCTGACCCTCAACCGCGTACGCCTGTACGGCCGCCGGCACTCGGCGGCCGCGACCGCCGCGTTCCGTGCGGCCGTGCTGCTGCGGGAGACCTCGCGGGCCGCGCTCGGCCGCCGGGCGAGCCTGGCGGCCGCCCGGGCCCTGGTCACCCCCTCCGCGCTCCGCGCCACCCCCGGGCCCTGA
- the wecB gene encoding non-hydrolyzing UDP-N-acetylglucosamine 2-epimerase, translated as MTRIICVAGARPNYMKIKPVMDALERRGAEVVLVHTGQHYDESMNDVFFRDLGIRSPDRYLGAGSGSHAQQTGRVMAAFEPLLDELAPDAVVVVGDINSTLACALVTAKAGPLLAHVEAGLRSRDWSMPEEVNRVATDRVSDYLLAPSPDAAVNLRAEGYREDQIHVVGNVMIDTLFANLERARRSDVLDRYGLTRGGYGLVTLHRPANVDDPDALRGLLKALGEIAGRCPLLLPVHPRAAERLAELGVPGGIRLVPAAGYLDFIALQDSARVVLTDSGGIQEETTALGVPCVTLRENTERPITVEEGTNVLAGTDPDRITATVDRVLDDPPAPRCPALWDGRASERIADVLLDGGTAATRPRPTDLVP; from the coding sequence ATGACCCGCATCATCTGCGTGGCCGGGGCCCGGCCCAACTACATGAAGATCAAACCGGTGATGGACGCGCTGGAGCGGCGCGGCGCGGAGGTCGTCCTCGTCCACACCGGCCAGCACTACGACGAGTCGATGAACGACGTCTTCTTCCGTGACCTCGGCATCCGCTCCCCCGACCGGTACCTGGGCGCCGGCTCGGGAAGCCACGCGCAGCAGACCGGCCGGGTGATGGCCGCCTTCGAGCCGCTGCTCGACGAACTGGCCCCGGACGCGGTGGTGGTGGTCGGCGACATCAACTCCACCCTGGCCTGCGCCCTGGTCACCGCCAAGGCCGGCCCGCTGCTGGCCCACGTGGAGGCGGGCCTGCGCAGCCGGGACTGGAGCATGCCGGAGGAGGTCAACCGGGTCGCCACCGACCGGGTCAGCGACTACTTGCTGGCTCCTTCCCCCGACGCCGCGGTGAACCTGCGGGCGGAGGGGTACCGGGAGGACCAGATCCACGTCGTCGGCAACGTCATGATCGACACCCTGTTCGCCAATCTGGAACGGGCCAGGCGATCGGACGTCCTCGACCGGTACGGGCTCACCCGCGGCGGGTACGGTCTGGTCACCCTGCACCGGCCGGCCAACGTGGACGACCCGGACGCCCTGCGCGGCCTGCTCAAGGCCCTGGGCGAGATCGCCGGACGCTGCCCCCTGCTGCTGCCCGTGCACCCGCGGGCGGCCGAACGGCTGGCCGAACTCGGCGTACCCGGCGGCATCCGGCTGGTGCCGGCGGCCGGGTACCTCGATTTCATCGCCCTGCAGGACTCCGCCCGCGTGGTGCTCACCGACTCCGGGGGCATCCAGGAGGAGACCACCGCGCTGGGCGTGCCCTGTGTGACCCTCCGGGAGAACACCGAGCGCCCCATCACCGTCGAGGAGGGCACCAACGTCCTGGCGGGCACCGACCCGGACCGCATCACGGCCACGGTCGACCGGGTGCTCGACGACCCGCCCGCGCCCCGCTGCCCCGCACTCTGGGACGGCCGCGCGAGCGAGCGCATCGCCGATGTCCTGCTGGACGGCGGGACGGCGGCGACCCGGCCGCGGCCCACCGATCTCGTGCCGTAG
- a CDS encoding O-antigen ligase family protein, with protein MNIGEIGAVLRRRWYVMVPLTMIGLLAGVQLYQSVPVSYQSQSSVALLDSTAVAQLAPTFGNPISNAGGSLVVTADVLIRTLSGADAARDLHGLGVTDPYTVGFAANASGPMLTLTVTGTNRANVLKETSTLTAFAGEQLNALQAAAKVQPAYFVQTAPVVLPQTPKPQLKARYQQVLAVVIAGLVAGFTASFVVESLMAARRRRREAEAGAGAADTRVRRRPRARQLDATALLTGYLGLAFFIPSNLTLPGLGGVGTPANVFALLGLFWYLATWLTGGIRPAAGTRLPRIAMWLLAVSVLASYLANASRGSSHKEVLGADRGLIGLLVWVSLVVLISAGIQDRARLDVLLRRAVVMGAVVAAIGYYDFFTAANIAEKISIPGLQSSVAQITTLDRGAFTRPRSTTAQPLEFGGMLALMLPFAVQQAFDPVRAQLSRWRRWAPVALMGGALPLTVSRTSIIGALIVVLVMVPRWKPQRRWTTFGMLLGSVAVFKVLVPGLIGTITTLFASFVSNSDSSTQARTVKYSAIVPYLEERPLFGRGLGTFTPDLYFFTDNQYMLTLAEMGLLGLVALVALFLTGIHQGGAIRRLAADESDRELGQAFFASALVALVSAATFDALSFPMFAGMFFLTIAAGGSYLGFIRRAAPEPPTVESPCLPSPRQTVTPTRRPERAQPVP; from the coding sequence GTGAACATCGGTGAGATAGGCGCGGTGTTGCGGCGCCGCTGGTACGTGATGGTGCCCCTGACGATGATCGGACTCCTCGCGGGCGTGCAGCTGTACCAGTCCGTGCCGGTGTCGTACCAGTCGCAGAGCTCGGTGGCGCTGCTCGACTCCACCGCCGTGGCCCAGCTGGCCCCCACCTTCGGCAACCCCATCTCGAACGCGGGCGGTTCGCTGGTGGTGACCGCCGACGTACTGATCAGGACCCTGTCGGGAGCGGACGCGGCACGGGACCTGCACGGCCTCGGAGTGACCGACCCCTACACGGTCGGCTTCGCCGCGAACGCCTCCGGCCCGATGCTCACGTTAACCGTAACGGGAACCAACCGGGCCAACGTGCTCAAGGAGACCAGCACGCTCACGGCCTTCGCCGGAGAACAGCTCAACGCGCTCCAGGCGGCGGCCAAGGTACAGCCCGCGTACTTCGTGCAGACGGCCCCCGTCGTACTGCCGCAGACCCCCAAGCCACAGCTCAAGGCCCGCTACCAGCAGGTGCTGGCCGTCGTCATCGCAGGCCTGGTCGCGGGGTTCACCGCCTCCTTCGTGGTGGAGAGCCTGATGGCGGCGCGCCGCCGCAGGCGCGAGGCCGAGGCCGGGGCCGGTGCGGCGGACACGCGCGTGCGCAGGCGGCCCAGGGCACGGCAGCTGGACGCCACCGCGCTGCTCACCGGCTACCTGGGGCTGGCCTTCTTCATCCCCTCGAACCTGACCCTGCCAGGCCTGGGAGGCGTGGGCACCCCGGCCAACGTCTTCGCCCTCCTCGGCCTGTTCTGGTACCTGGCGACCTGGCTGACCGGAGGCATCCGACCGGCCGCGGGCACCCGGCTGCCCAGGATCGCGATGTGGCTGCTCGCCGTATCGGTCCTGGCCTCCTACCTCGCCAACGCCTCCCGGGGCAGCTCGCACAAGGAAGTACTGGGAGCCGACCGGGGCCTGATCGGACTGCTCGTCTGGGTGTCGCTGGTGGTGCTGATCTCCGCCGGCATCCAGGACCGGGCACGCCTGGACGTCCTGCTGCGGCGGGCCGTCGTGATGGGGGCGGTGGTCGCCGCCATCGGCTACTACGACTTCTTCACCGCGGCGAACATCGCCGAGAAGATCAGCATCCCGGGGCTCCAGTCGAGCGTCGCGCAGATCACCACCCTGGACCGCGGGGCGTTCACCAGGCCGCGCTCCACCACGGCGCAACCTCTGGAGTTCGGCGGCATGCTGGCCCTGATGCTGCCCTTCGCCGTGCAGCAGGCCTTCGATCCCGTCCGCGCGCAGCTGAGCCGCTGGCGCCGCTGGGCCCCGGTGGCGCTGATGGGCGGAGCGCTGCCGCTGACGGTGTCGCGGACCTCCATCATCGGAGCGCTCATCGTGGTGCTGGTGATGGTGCCGAGGTGGAAGCCGCAGCGCCGCTGGACCACCTTCGGCATGCTGCTCGGCTCCGTGGCCGTCTTCAAGGTCCTCGTTCCGGGGCTGATCGGCACGATCACCACACTCTTCGCGTCCTTCGTGTCCAACTCCGACAGCAGCACCCAGGCCCGCACCGTCAAGTACAGCGCGATCGTTCCCTACTTGGAGGAGCGACCGCTGTTCGGAAGGGGCCTGGGCACCTTCACACCGGACCTCTACTTCTTCACCGACAACCAGTACATGCTGACCCTGGCGGAGATGGGCCTGCTGGGACTGGTCGCGCTGGTGGCGTTGTTCCTCACCGGAATCCACCAGGGCGGCGCCATCCGCCGCCTGGCCGCCGACGAGTCAGACCGGGAGCTCGGCCAGGCGTTCTTCGCCTCGGCCCTCGTGGCCCTGGTCAGCGCCGCCACCTTCGACGCCCTCAGCTTCCCGATGTTCGCCGGGATGTTCTTCCTGACGATCGCCGCCGGGGGCAGTTACCTCGGCTTCATCCGGCGCGCCGCGCCCGAGCCCCCAACCGTGGAGTCCCCGTGCCTTCCCAGCCCCCGGCAGACCGTCACCCCGACCCGCAGGCCGGAGCGGGCGCAGCCGGTCCCGTAG
- a CDS encoding WecB/TagA/CpsF family glycosyltransferase, with amino-acid sequence MNHRQTQRQTLFGVALDALTMDETVRRCLDAVRRGEQIEIGMVNAAKLVNMRRDPRLAAAVAGCDLVLADGQAVVWAGRVLGVRLPERVAGIDLFMRLLAAAETADVPVYLLGARQDVLDLMLRRIERQFPGLRVAGSRNGYFDDSEQGGVADAVAHSGARLLFLGMTSPKKEIFTAGYGKRTGAHVVHGVGGSFDILAGITKRAPLVWQRMGLEWFYRTLQEPRRLGKRYLTTNAAFLLMTVRELIRRTPSAGSANRSH; translated from the coding sequence ATGAACCACAGACAAACCCAAAGACAGACCCTGTTCGGGGTCGCGCTCGACGCCCTGACCATGGACGAGACCGTGCGGCGCTGCCTGGATGCGGTCCGCCGCGGTGAACAGATCGAGATCGGCATGGTCAACGCCGCCAAGCTGGTCAACATGCGCCGCGACCCCCGCCTCGCCGCGGCCGTCGCCGGCTGCGACCTCGTACTGGCCGACGGCCAGGCCGTGGTGTGGGCCGGCCGGGTCCTCGGGGTCCGGCTGCCCGAACGGGTCGCGGGAATCGACCTGTTCATGCGGCTGCTGGCCGCCGCCGAGACCGCGGACGTACCCGTCTACCTGCTCGGCGCCCGCCAGGACGTACTGGATCTGATGCTCCGCCGGATCGAGCGGCAGTTCCCCGGCCTGCGCGTGGCCGGCAGCCGGAACGGCTACTTCGACGACTCCGAACAGGGCGGGGTCGCCGACGCCGTCGCGCACAGCGGTGCCCGGCTCCTGTTCCTCGGCATGACCTCGCCCAAGAAGGAGATCTTCACCGCCGGCTACGGCAAGCGCACCGGGGCCCACGTGGTGCACGGTGTCGGCGGCTCCTTCGACATCCTGGCCGGCATCACCAAGCGTGCCCCCCTGGTCTGGCAGCGCATGGGGCTCGAATGGTTCTACCGCACGCTCCAGGAACCGCGGCGCCTCGGGAAGCGCTACCTCACCACCAATGCTGCCTTCCTCCTCATGACGGTCCGGGAACTCATCCGGCGCACACCGTCTGCCGGTTCCGCGAACAGGAGTCACTGA
- a CDS encoding glycosyltransferase, giving the protein MSTVSVVIPCYKYGHFLADCVKSVLDEQEGVDVRVLIIDDASPDDSAEVARALAAADPRIEVRVHERNQGHIATYNEGLLEWADGDYVALLSADDRLVPGALVRAAALLDAHPEAGFAYGRPLRFQHGGPLPAARTHGTGSVVYPGRWWLERRFREGTGCITSPEVVVRTSLQRKVGGYDPELPHAGDIEMWMRLAAHADVGYVRGADQAFYRVHGNNMSTTDFGGQLDDLRQRLVAFDSVLEKCGDLLPEAGRLSTAARTRLARYALRRAYRAYDRGRTEVVPVAELEAFAAECLPRYTSLAEYGALRRRRRIGARVMPYLQPLVLSAVADRGREWLWWQSWKRRGI; this is encoded by the coding sequence GTGAGCACCGTCAGCGTGGTGATCCCCTGCTACAAGTACGGCCATTTCCTGGCCGACTGCGTCAAGAGCGTCCTGGACGAGCAGGAGGGGGTCGACGTCCGGGTACTGATCATCGACGACGCCTCACCCGACGACTCGGCGGAGGTCGCGCGCGCCCTCGCGGCCGCCGACCCCCGGATCGAGGTGCGCGTCCACGAGCGCAACCAGGGCCACATCGCCACCTACAACGAGGGTCTGCTGGAGTGGGCCGACGGGGACTACGTCGCCCTGCTCTCCGCCGACGACCGGCTGGTCCCGGGCGCCCTGGTGCGCGCCGCGGCCCTGCTCGACGCCCACCCGGAGGCCGGGTTCGCCTACGGCAGGCCGCTGCGGTTCCAGCACGGCGGACCGCTTCCGGCGGCCCGCACGCACGGCACCGGGTCGGTGGTCTACCCGGGACGGTGGTGGTTGGAGCGGCGCTTCCGGGAGGGCACCGGGTGCATCACCTCACCCGAGGTGGTCGTGCGCACCAGCCTCCAGCGCAAGGTCGGGGGCTACGACCCGGAGCTTCCGCACGCCGGGGACATCGAGATGTGGATGCGGCTCGCCGCCCACGCCGACGTGGGGTATGTCCGGGGGGCCGACCAGGCCTTCTACCGGGTCCACGGCAACAACATGTCCACCACGGACTTCGGCGGGCAGCTCGACGACCTGCGCCAGCGCCTCGTCGCCTTCGACTCCGTACTGGAGAAGTGCGGCGACCTGCTCCCGGAAGCCGGCCGGCTGTCGACTGCGGCGCGCACCCGGCTCGCCCGGTACGCGCTGCGGCGCGCCTACCGGGCGTACGACCGGGGGCGCACCGAGGTGGTGCCGGTCGCGGAGCTGGAGGCCTTCGCCGCCGAATGCCTTCCGCGGTACACCTCGCTCGCCGAGTACGGTGCGCTGCGCCGGCGCCGGCGGATCGGGGCCCGCGTGATGCCGTACCTCCAGCCGCTGGTGCTCTCGGCCGTCGCCGACCGGGGGCGCGAGTGGCTCTGGTGGCAGTCCTGGAAGCGTCGAGGGATCTGA
- a CDS encoding nucleotide sugar dehydrogenase translates to MRVVVVGQGYVGLPLAIRAAEVGHQVVGYDVDTRRVKSLAAGESYVEDVSSERLSRALELGTYQASDLARDCGGFDVAVVTVPTPLQDGAPDLRYIEESAHTLARFLRPGATVVLESTTYPGTTEELFGPILEDGSGLTAGQDFHLGYSPERIDPGNAVWGFQQTPKVVSGVNAASLKAVETFYAGLVDTTVPVRSPKEAELAKLLENTFRHVNIALVNEIAMFARHLDIDVWQTIEAASSKPFGFMKFTPGPGVGGHCLPIDPSYLSWRVQRELGQNFRFVELANDINSHMPEYVARRVMDSLNAKRRSVNGSRILLLGLAYKKNTGDARESPAVRVSQLLLDMGAKVRAADPHVVENIKVDARLSRVEPTRKELAAADVVVLLTDHDSFDYAMIAEHSSLILDCRNRLSGPRVEVL, encoded by the coding sequence ATGCGCGTCGTCGTCGTGGGTCAGGGTTACGTCGGACTTCCGCTGGCCATTCGGGCCGCGGAGGTCGGACACCAAGTAGTCGGGTACGACGTGGACACCCGGCGGGTCAAGAGCCTGGCCGCCGGCGAGTCGTACGTGGAGGACGTCTCCTCCGAACGGCTGAGCCGGGCACTGGAGCTGGGCACCTACCAGGCCAGCGATCTCGCCCGGGACTGCGGCGGCTTCGACGTCGCGGTCGTCACGGTCCCCACCCCCTTACAGGACGGCGCCCCCGACCTGCGCTACATCGAGGAGTCCGCGCACACCCTGGCCCGTTTCCTGCGGCCGGGTGCCACCGTCGTGCTGGAGTCCACCACCTACCCGGGTACCACCGAGGAGCTGTTCGGCCCGATCCTGGAGGACGGCTCGGGCCTCACCGCCGGCCAGGACTTCCACCTCGGCTACAGCCCCGAGCGGATCGACCCCGGCAACGCCGTCTGGGGGTTCCAGCAGACGCCCAAGGTCGTCTCCGGGGTGAACGCCGCCTCCCTCAAGGCCGTGGAGACCTTCTACGCGGGCCTCGTCGACACCACGGTGCCGGTGCGCTCCCCCAAGGAGGCCGAGCTCGCCAAGCTGCTGGAGAACACCTTCCGGCACGTGAACATCGCGCTGGTCAACGAGATAGCCATGTTCGCCAGGCACCTCGACATCGACGTGTGGCAGACCATCGAGGCCGCCTCCAGCAAGCCGTTCGGCTTCATGAAGTTCACCCCGGGCCCCGGCGTCGGCGGCCACTGCCTGCCCATCGACCCGTCGTACCTGTCGTGGCGGGTGCAGCGCGAACTCGGTCAGAACTTCCGCTTCGTGGAGCTGGCCAACGACATCAACAGCCACATGCCCGAGTACGTGGCGCGCCGCGTGATGGACTCGCTCAACGCCAAGCGCCGCTCGGTCAACGGCTCCCGGATCCTGCTCCTGGGGCTGGCGTACAAGAAGAACACCGGTGACGCCCGGGAGTCCCCGGCGGTACGCGTCTCGCAGCTGCTCCTCGACATGGGCGCCAAGGTCCGCGCGGCCGATCCCCACGTGGTGGAGAACATCAAGGTCGACGCCCGCCTCTCGCGGGTCGAGCCGACCCGCAAGGAGCTGGCCGCCGCCGACGTGGTCGTCCTGCTCACGGACCACGACTCCTTCGACTACGCGATGATCGCCGAGCACTCCTCGCTGATCCTCGACTGCCGCAACCGGCTGTCCGGACCCCGGGTGGAGGTGCTCTGA
- a CDS encoding oligosaccharide flippase family protein gives MTAPAAGTGTPPEAAPLGRKVGAAARWSLVNTVVMRLGNFVTGIILARFFLGPEAWGVYGIAQTVLLVLLSANELGVSLALVRWEGDPRRFAPTVLTLSAASSCLLYAVLFAAAPAVARVLGSPEAAGVLRVMCVCVVLDGLAQVPAGFLTREFAQGRRMAVDALNFVLSTAVTLLLAVQGWGAMSFAWGSVAGNVAALVGCCLAAPGTLRFGWDREQARALLRFGLPLAGASMLALGVVNVDTMVVGSALDQLALGFYVLAFNISGWPVRIISEAARRVSFAGFSRLADTPGALAGGFGRALGVVMTGTVPLCVLLASLAAPVVGLVYGERWLPAAAALPWLMGLGLVRIGCELAYDCLVAIGRRRSLIGVQALWLVVLVPALVIGAGAGGIVGVAQGHVLVAGAVVVPVFLVALHRGGVGLRTVARACAWPFLGGAVMTAVVLGLERLLGDGVLALLATAVAGALCYGLCVLPSIRFLRGSAAAAPVVPAGANAPAGG, from the coding sequence GTGACCGCCCCCGCGGCCGGTACGGGCACCCCGCCCGAGGCGGCCCCGCTGGGCCGCAAGGTCGGTGCCGCCGCTCGGTGGAGCCTGGTCAACACCGTGGTCATGCGCCTGGGCAACTTCGTCACCGGCATCATCCTGGCCCGCTTCTTCCTCGGTCCCGAGGCCTGGGGCGTGTACGGGATCGCCCAGACGGTGCTGCTGGTCCTGCTCTCCGCGAACGAACTCGGCGTCTCCCTCGCCCTGGTGCGCTGGGAGGGCGACCCGCGCCGCTTCGCCCCGACGGTCCTGACCCTGAGCGCCGCCTCCAGTTGTCTGCTCTACGCCGTCCTGTTCGCGGCCGCTCCGGCGGTTGCCCGGGTGCTCGGCTCCCCCGAGGCCGCCGGGGTGCTCCGGGTGATGTGCGTGTGCGTGGTCCTCGACGGGCTGGCGCAGGTGCCGGCCGGCTTCCTCACCCGCGAGTTCGCGCAGGGCCGACGGATGGCCGTCGACGCCCTCAACTTCGTCCTCAGCACTGCCGTGACCCTGCTGCTGGCCGTCCAGGGCTGGGGCGCGATGAGCTTCGCCTGGGGGTCCGTCGCGGGCAACGTGGCCGCCCTCGTCGGCTGCTGCCTCGCCGCGCCCGGCACCCTGAGGTTCGGCTGGGACCGGGAGCAGGCCCGGGCCCTGCTCCGGTTCGGACTCCCGCTCGCCGGAGCCAGCATGCTCGCCCTCGGCGTCGTCAACGTGGACACCATGGTGGTGGGTTCCGCCCTCGACCAGCTGGCCCTCGGTTTCTACGTGCTCGCCTTCAACATCTCCGGCTGGCCGGTCCGGATCATCTCGGAGGCGGCCCGCCGGGTCTCCTTCGCCGGGTTCTCCCGGCTCGCGGACACGCCGGGGGCGTTGGCCGGCGGTTTCGGCCGCGCGCTGGGCGTGGTGATGACGGGCACCGTCCCGCTGTGCGTCCTGCTGGCCTCCCTCGCCGCGCCGGTCGTCGGGCTCGTCTACGGTGAGCGCTGGCTGCCCGCCGCGGCCGCGCTGCCCTGGCTGATGGGGCTCGGGCTCGTCCGGATCGGCTGCGAACTGGCCTACGACTGCCTGGTGGCCATCGGCCGGCGCCGCTCCCTCATCGGGGTCCAGGCGCTGTGGCTCGTCGTCCTGGTGCCGGCCCTGGTGATCGGCGCCGGAGCGGGTGGCATCGTGGGTGTGGCACAGGGGCACGTCCTGGTCGCCGGAGCGGTCGTGGTCCCGGTGTTCCTCGTCGCGCTGCACCGCGGCGGCGTGGGTCTGCGGACCGTGGCCCGGGCCTGCGCCTGGCCCTTCCTCGGCGGCGCCGTGATGACTGCCGTGGTCCTCGGCCTGGAACGGCTCCTCGGCGACGGGGTCCTCGCGCTGCTCGCGACCGCGGTGGCCGGCGCCCTGTGCTACGGCCTGTGCGTACTGCCCAGCATCAGGTTCCTGCGCGGCTCCGCGGCCGCCGCCCCCGTCGTCCCCGCCGGCGCCAACGCGCCGGCCGGGGGGTAA